From a single Bacteroidales bacterium genomic region:
- a CDS encoding nucleotidyltransferase family protein — translation MKAMIFAAGLGTRLKPITDNIPKALVTVNGIPLLEHVIIKLASSGFNEIIVNTHHFHEKIINFLQEKKYFGIQIKISDESDKLLDTGGGLKKASWFFSDNKPFLVYNVDVISDIDLNNLYYSHICSNAIATIAVRERQTQRYFLFNENMNLCGWKNTKTNEQIISRNSSEKIIPLAFSGIHIINPQIFELITEQGKFSMTDVYLRLSTYRDIKGYLHNSGYWFDLGKPETINEVENILKRNHSLNE, via the coding sequence ATGAAAGCAATGATATTCGCTGCCGGTCTTGGCACCCGTTTAAAGCCCATAACTGACAACATTCCAAAAGCGCTTGTCACGGTAAATGGGATTCCTTTACTTGAGCATGTCATTATTAAACTTGCTTCTTCAGGGTTCAATGAAATTATTGTTAACACTCATCATTTTCATGAGAAGATTATAAACTTCCTTCAAGAAAAAAAATATTTCGGAATTCAAATTAAAATCTCTGACGAAAGCGATAAGCTACTTGACACAGGTGGCGGACTAAAAAAAGCATCATGGTTCTTTAGCGATAACAAACCTTTCCTTGTTTATAACGTTGATGTTATTTCTGATATTGATTTGAATAACCTGTATTATTCACACATCTGTTCAAATGCCATTGCAACAATAGCTGTAAGAGAAAGACAAACACAACGATATTTTCTTTTCAATGAAAACATGAATTTGTGCGGATGGAAAAATACAAAAACAAACGAACAAATCATTTCAAGAAATTCTTCAGAGAAAATAATACCATTGGCATTTAGCGGCATTCATATTATCAATCCACAAATTTTTGAATTGATTACCGAACAAGGAAAATTTTCGATGACCGATGTTTATTTACGACTTTCAACTTATCGCGACATTAAAGGATACCTGCATAATTCCGGTTATTGGTTCGACCTCGGAAAACCTGAAACCATTAACGAAGTAGAGAATATTTTAAAACGTAACCATTCATTAAATGAATAA